GTTTCAGATCCCTGAAGCTGGTAGTATTGGATGCGACCACGCTATAGAGCGTAAGTGAGTCCTTGCCGACACACCGATAGATATAATATTTATCCAGATTGCTCACCTCCAGTGGGTCCCAGGAAAGTCTGGCGGTATCGCGGTTAGCCACGGCCCGGAAACCGGTGGGCGCTCCGTGGGTAACGGGATTATCGGGATCCAGGGGGTTGGTTCGCTCCCGGTTGGAGCAAGCCACTACCAATAAAACGGCCAGTGATAGGAGCGCGAACTTCATGGGCTGAGGATATATGAGAAGGCCACCAGTATGAGGCCCGTTTCGGCACCCAGATAGCACCACCCCGCCATGCGATCCAGGCGGGCAGTCTGTTGGTAAAGGTGGTCCAACTCGGTGGGATCGCCTGAAATGCTATAAGTGTGGTAGGTGGCTTCGGCTTGTTGGTGGTAGTAGTATGCGAGCGCGCTGAAAACGGCTACCATACCCAGCCCAAGTAAACGCTGGCCTCTCAGCAGTGGATCGACGGCCGGTTTCAAATCCGGCAGGTTGAGAACTAGGCTGTCGGGGCCGGTTCCGAAATTGAAGGTATCCGGCTGTGTCCATAGGGGAAAGGTCGCTAGAGCGGCAGGTGTGGAAATGGCACGAACACTATCAGGCGGATCTTCAAAGGCCGGGCTATCGCCAGGCGCTGCACTTGAGTTCTGTCCTGCCAGAGGTGCAGAGGTGGTAAGTAGCAACAACAGACCCAAAAAGGGAATCATTTTGGCATGTGGGTAGTGGAATCAACTGCCCGCAGGTAAGAGAGCTCATTCCTCCGGTCAGCAATGACGATCCCGTTGGTGGTCAAGCTTATAATCTCGATGGGCCTTTCCATGTCATACCGCCAGAGCTCTTTCCCGGTAGCCAGGTCCAGGGCCAGGATCTGGCCGCGGGCAAAGGGTACCAGAACCACCCCGGATTCCTGATCGGCGGCGGTCAGCAGCGGGCACTTGATCAACCCTTCCCCTTGGAATCGCCAGACCTGGGAGCCGTCGCTTCCCTGGAAGGCGAAGACCTCTCCGGCTGCAGTGGCCACAACTACCAGCGTGCTGGTTACCAGTGGCTGGCTATAAATGGGGGCCTTCAACTGAACCTGAAAGATCGTTTCACCACTGGTAGGATCAATACCAAATAGGCGCCCATAGGTGTCCGCAATAATCAGCCGACCGGCCCCCGTGGCCACCACCGCGCTGGGGCTTACAGGGAGCTTCTGATGCCACACGGGAGGATAGTCTTCTTCTGGCAGATTGGCCTGATCTCGTGGTGGATGCAATACGAAGGCATAAAGCGTCCCGCTATCGTTAAGCACCAGTGCCAGGCTATCTGAAATCTGGACACCCTGATAGATACGGCCGGGAATCCGCCGCCGCCAGATAGGGCGG
This genomic window from Candidatus Neomarinimicrobiota bacterium contains:
- a CDS encoding PQQ-binding-like beta-propeller repeat protein is translated as MVTYLLHRPTRYAALLLVYLLVGCSRGPRVSPEELAEPYRSARLFSTPELAWQSKLPTPPTALLPLSSHVLLVTTHRGELYRFNLTSGKRDGPIRQPFRKAITAQLVYAEGPYLYIASAWEKELRAYDLIQGKLHWKRKANDITGPLALAKGLLLTASVTGEVAAYDTTQGRPIWRRRIPGRIYQGVQISDSLALVLNDSGTLYAFVLHPPRDQANLPEEDYPPVWHQKLPVSPSAVVATGAGRLIIADTYGRLFGIDPTSGETIFQVQLKAPIYSQPLVTSTLVVVATAAGEVFAFQGSDGSQVWRFQGEGLIKCPLLTAADQESGVVLVPFARGQILALDLATGKELWRYDMERPIEIISLTTNGIVIADRRNELSYLRAVDSTTHMPK